A window from Pseudomonas moraviensis encodes these proteins:
- a CDS encoding DNA polymerase III subunit chi yields the protein MTKVDFYILPSADPSARLDFACKLTEKAWRMGHRIYLHCSDASQRDDLDARLWAFKGESFVPHGPADSEPDGLIVLGFGEDCGEHQDLLVNLDLKVPAFASKFARVAEMVVEDPTIRAAARESFRFYREQGYSLQDHRLQRL from the coding sequence ATGACCAAAGTCGACTTCTACATCCTGCCGAGCGCCGATCCTTCGGCGCGCCTGGATTTTGCCTGCAAGCTCACCGAGAAAGCCTGGCGCATGGGCCATCGCATCTACCTGCATTGCAGCGATGCGAGCCAGCGGGACGATCTCGATGCGCGCCTGTGGGCTTTCAAGGGCGAAAGCTTCGTGCCCCACGGCCCTGCCGACAGTGAACCGGACGGCTTGATCGTGCTGGGATTCGGGGAAGACTGCGGTGAGCATCAGGATCTTCTGGTCAACCTCGACCTGAAAGTCCCGGCCTTCGCCAGCAAGTTCGCCCGCGTGGCGGAGATGGTGGTGGAAGACCCGACCATCCGAGCGGCGGCGCGGGAGAGTTTCCGCTTCTATCGCGAACAGGGCTATTCTCTGCAAGACCACCGTTTACAGCGACTCTGA
- the lptF gene encoding LPS export ABC transporter permease LptF — translation MIVFRYLSREVLLTLSAVSAVLLVIIMSGRFIKYLAQAAAGQLDPGSLFLIMGFRLPGFLQLILPLGLFLGILLAYGRLYLESEMTVLSATGMSQQKLFRMTLFPATLVALVVAWLSLGLAPQGANQFQLLLNKQDALTEFDTLEPGRFQALRDGTRVTYTETLSDDRVNLGSVFISQKNLGADQKDRGISVLVAESGRQEIRPDGNRYLILDNGYRYDGSPGQADYRAIHYETYGVLLPKPDVSEEVTDRDAMPTSSLWGSDDIRSKTELQWRMSLPLLVFIVTLMAVPLSRVNPRQGRFLKLLPAILLYMAYLTILIAARGALEKGKIPPALGLWWVHAIFLVIGLGLLYWEPMRLKLASRRSAALEVARG, via the coding sequence TTGATCGTCTTCCGTTATCTGTCCCGCGAAGTCCTGTTGACCCTCAGCGCCGTAAGTGCCGTGCTGCTGGTCATCATCATGAGCGGTCGCTTCATCAAATACCTGGCGCAGGCTGCGGCCGGTCAGCTCGATCCGGGCTCGCTGTTCCTGATCATGGGCTTTCGTCTGCCGGGTTTCCTGCAACTGATTCTGCCGCTGGGCCTGTTCCTCGGGATCCTGCTGGCCTACGGTCGCCTGTACCTCGAAAGCGAAATGACCGTGCTCTCGGCCACCGGCATGAGCCAGCAGAAACTGTTTCGCATGACCCTGTTTCCGGCGACGCTGGTGGCACTGGTGGTGGCTTGGCTGAGCCTTGGCCTGGCTCCGCAGGGCGCCAACCAGTTTCAGCTGTTGCTGAACAAGCAGGACGCGCTGACCGAGTTCGATACGCTCGAACCGGGCCGCTTCCAGGCGTTGCGTGACGGTACTCGAGTGACCTATACCGAAACCCTGAGCGACGATCGAGTCAATCTCGGCAGCGTGTTCATCTCGCAGAAAAACCTTGGCGCCGACCAGAAGGATCGCGGGATTTCCGTGCTGGTTGCCGAATCGGGCCGTCAGGAAATTCGCCCCGACGGCAATCGCTACCTGATTCTCGACAACGGTTATCGCTATGACGGCAGTCCGGGTCAGGCCGACTATCGTGCCATCCATTACGAAACCTACGGCGTGCTACTGCCCAAGCCGGATGTCAGCGAAGAAGTCACCGATCGTGACGCGATGCCGACCTCGTCCCTGTGGGGCAGTGACGACATCCGTTCGAAAACCGAACTGCAATGGCGCATGTCCCTGCCGTTGCTGGTGTTCATCGTGACCCTGATGGCGGTGCCGCTGTCGCGGGTGAATCCGCGTCAGGGGCGTTTCCTCAAGCTGCTCCCGGCGATCCTTCTTTATATGGCTTACCTGACCATCCTGATTGCCGCCCGCGGCGCCCTTGAAAAAGGCAAGATCCCGCCGGCCCTTGGCTTGTGGTGGGTGCACGCGATCTTCCTGGTCATCGGCCTCGGCCTGCTCTATTGGGAGCCGATGCGCCTGAAGCTGGCCAGCCGTCGCAGCGCCGCGCTGGAGGTGGCCCGTGGTTAA
- a CDS encoding leucyl aminopeptidase, with the protein MELVVKSVSPETLKTATLVVAVGEGRKLGVAARLVDESSGGAISTVLKRGDLAGKVGQSLLLHSLPNLKAERVLLVGVGKDEELGDRPFRKIVAGILNTLKGLGGGDAVLALDEVIVKGRDSYGKTRLLAETLVDGGYTFDQFKSQKAEPRALKKITLLTIKAAQAEVQRAVNHATAIANGMAFTRDLGNLPPNICHPTFMGEQAKNLGKEFKDLKVEVLDEKKIKSLGMGSFYAVGQGSAQPPRLIVMQYNGGKKSEKPYALVGKGITFDTGGISLKPGAGMDEMKYDMGGAASVFGTLRAVLELKLPINLVCILACAENMPSGNASRPGDIVTTMSGQTVEILNTDAEGRLVLCDALTYAERFKPQAVIDIATLTGACVVALGAHTSGLLGNNDELIDQLLSAGKAADDRAWQLPLFDEYQEQLDSPFADIANIGGPKAGTITAACFLSRFTKNLNWAHLDIAGTAWTSGGKDKGATGRPVPLLTQYLLDRAKA; encoded by the coding sequence ATGGAACTGGTTGTAAAAAGCGTTAGCCCAGAAACGTTGAAAACCGCCACCCTGGTGGTTGCCGTCGGCGAAGGCCGCAAACTCGGTGTCGCCGCCAGACTGGTCGACGAGTCGAGCGGTGGTGCGATCAGCACCGTGCTCAAGCGTGGCGACCTGGCCGGCAAGGTCGGGCAAAGCCTGTTGCTGCACAGCCTGCCGAACCTGAAAGCCGAGCGCGTGTTGCTGGTCGGCGTGGGCAAGGACGAAGAACTGGGCGACCGTCCGTTCCGCAAAATCGTCGCCGGCATCCTCAACACCCTCAAAGGCCTGGGCGGCGGCGATGCCGTGCTGGCGCTGGATGAAGTCATCGTCAAAGGCCGCGACAGCTACGGCAAGACCCGTCTGCTGGCGGAAACCCTGGTCGACGGCGGCTACACCTTCGACCAGTTCAAGAGCCAGAAAGCCGAACCGCGCGCCCTGAAGAAAATCACCCTGCTGACCATCAAGGCTGCACAGGCCGAAGTACAGCGCGCCGTGAACCACGCCACCGCAATCGCCAACGGCATGGCCTTCACCCGCGATCTGGGCAACCTGCCGCCGAACATCTGCCACCCGACGTTCATGGGCGAACAGGCGAAAAACCTCGGCAAAGAGTTCAAGGATCTGAAAGTCGAAGTACTCGACGAGAAGAAGATCAAATCCCTCGGCATGGGTTCGTTCTATGCCGTTGGCCAGGGCAGCGCCCAGCCGCCGCGCCTGATCGTCATGCAATACAACGGTGGCAAGAAATCCGAGAAGCCGTACGCGCTGGTCGGCAAGGGCATCACCTTCGACACCGGCGGCATCAGCCTGAAGCCGGGCGCCGGCATGGACGAGATGAAGTACGACATGGGCGGCGCTGCCTCTGTGTTCGGTACGCTGCGTGCGGTGCTTGAGCTGAAACTGCCGATCAATCTGGTGTGCATCCTCGCCTGCGCCGAAAACATGCCGAGCGGCAACGCGTCGCGTCCGGGCGACATCGTTACCACCATGAGCGGCCAGACTGTGGAAATCCTCAACACCGACGCCGAAGGCCGTCTGGTGCTGTGCGATGCGCTGACCTACGCCGAGCGCTTCAAGCCACAAGCGGTGATCGACATCGCCACTTTGACCGGTGCTTGCGTGGTAGCCCTGGGCGCCCATACTTCCGGCCTGCTGGGCAACAACGACGAACTGATCGACCAGTTGCTCAGCGCCGGCAAGGCCGCCGACGACCGCGCCTGGCAACTGCCGCTGTTCGATGAGTACCAGGAGCAACTGGACAGCCCGTTCGCCGACATCGCCAACATTGGCGGGCCGAAGGCCGGCACCATCACCGCCGCCTGCTTCCTGTCGCGCTTCACCAAGAACCTCAACTGGGCGCACCTGGACATCGCCGGCACCGCATGGACCAGCGGCGGCAAGGACAAGGGCGCCACTGGCCGTCCGGTTCCACTGCTGACCCAGTACCTGCTGGATCGCGCCAAAGCCTGA
- the pdxJ gene encoding pyridoxine 5'-phosphate synthase encodes MTSSNRILLGVNIDHVATLRQARGTRYPDPVKAALDAEEAGADGITVHLREDRRHIQERDVLLLKDVLQTRMNFEMGVTEEMMAFAERIRPAHICLVPETRQELTTEGGLDVAGQEERIRAAVERLSKIGSEVSLFIDADERQIAASRRIGAPAIELHTGRYADAETPTEVAEELKRVADGVAFGLAQGLIVNAGHGLHYHNVEAVAAIKGINELNIGHALVAHALFVGFKSAVSEMKALILAAAKQ; translated from the coding sequence GTGACCAGCAGCAATCGCATTCTTCTCGGCGTGAACATCGACCACGTCGCCACCCTGCGTCAGGCCCGTGGCACGCGCTACCCGGACCCGGTCAAGGCGGCGCTGGACGCAGAAGAGGCGGGCGCCGATGGCATCACCGTGCACCTGCGCGAAGATCGCCGGCACATCCAGGAGCGCGACGTGCTGCTGCTCAAGGATGTGCTGCAAACGCGCATGAATTTCGAAATGGGCGTCACCGAAGAAATGATGGCGTTCGCCGAGCGCATTCGCCCGGCGCACATCTGTCTGGTCCCGGAAACCCGTCAGGAATTGACCACCGAAGGTGGCCTGGATGTAGCGGGGCAGGAAGAGCGCATCAGGGCTGCGGTCGAACGTTTATCGAAAATCGGCAGCGAAGTGTCGCTGTTCATCGATGCTGACGAGCGTCAGATCGCCGCGTCCAGGCGCATCGGTGCACCGGCCATCGAGCTGCATACCGGGCGTTACGCCGATGCCGAAACCCCGACCGAAGTGGCTGAAGAGCTCAAGCGTGTCGCTGATGGCGTGGCATTCGGTCTTGCGCAGGGCCTGATCGTCAATGCCGGGCATGGCCTGCATTACCACAACGTCGAGGCCGTGGCGGCGATCAAGGGCATCAACGAACTGAACATCGGCCACGCGCTGGTGGCGCATGCGTTGTTCGTCGGCTTCAAGTCGGCTGTGTCGGAAATGAAAGCGCTGATCCTCGCGGCCGCCAAGCAATAA
- the lepA gene encoding translation elongation factor 4: protein MSDLSHIRNFSIIAHIDHGKSTLADRFIQMCGGLAEREMEAQVLDSMDLERERGITIKAHSVTLYYKAKDGITYQLNFIDTPGHVDFTYEVSRSLAACEGALLVVDAGQGVEAQSVANCYTAIEQGLEVMPVLNKIDLPQAEPDRVKDEIEKIIGIDATDAVTCSAKTGLGVDEVLERLVHTIPAPTGNIEDPLQALIIDSWFDNYLGVVSLVRVRHGRVKKGDKILVKSTGKVHLVDSVGVFNPKHTATVDLKAGEVGFIIASIKDIHGAPVGDTLTLSSTPDVPVLPGFKRIQPQVYAGLFPVSSDDFEDFREALQKLTLNDSSLQYTPESSDALGFGFRCGFLGMLHMEIIQERLEREYDLDLITTAPTVIFELVLKTGETIYVDNPSKLPDVSAIEDMREPIVRANILVPQEHLGNVITLCIEKRGVQVDMLFLGNQVQVTYDLPMNEVVLDFFDRLKSTSRGYASLDYHFDRYQSANLVKLDVLINGDKVDALALIVHRDNSHFKGRQLTEKMKELIPRQMFDVAIQAAIGGQIVARTTVKALRKNVLAKCYGGDVSRKKKLLEKQKAGKKRMKQVGNVEIPQEAFLAVLRLE from the coding sequence GTGAGTGATTTGAGTCATATCCGCAATTTCTCCATCATCGCCCACATTGACCATGGCAAGTCGACGCTGGCTGACCGTTTCATCCAGATGTGCGGCGGCCTGGCCGAGCGTGAAATGGAAGCCCAGGTACTGGATTCCATGGACCTTGAGCGTGAACGCGGGATCACCATCAAGGCCCACAGCGTTACCCTCTATTACAAAGCCAAAGATGGCATCACCTACCAGCTGAACTTCATCGACACCCCGGGCCACGTCGACTTCACCTACGAAGTCAGCCGTTCCCTGGCCGCGTGCGAAGGCGCCTTGCTGGTGGTCGATGCGGGGCAGGGCGTGGAAGCCCAGTCCGTGGCCAACTGCTACACCGCCATCGAGCAGGGCCTCGAGGTCATGCCGGTGCTGAACAAGATCGACCTGCCCCAGGCCGAGCCGGATCGCGTGAAGGACGAGATCGAGAAGATCATCGGCATCGACGCCACCGACGCCGTCACCTGCAGCGCCAAGACCGGCCTGGGTGTCGACGAAGTGCTCGAGCGTCTGGTCCACACCATTCCTGCGCCGACCGGCAACATCGAAGATCCGCTGCAAGCGTTGATCATCGACTCCTGGTTCGACAACTACCTGGGCGTTGTCTCCCTGGTACGGGTGCGCCATGGCCGGGTGAAGAAGGGCGACAAGATTCTGGTCAAGTCCACCGGCAAGGTGCACCTGGTCGACAGCGTTGGCGTGTTCAACCCGAAACACACCGCTACCGTTGACCTCAAGGCCGGCGAAGTGGGCTTCATCATCGCCAGCATCAAGGACATTCACGGTGCGCCGGTCGGCGATACCCTGACCCTCAGCTCCACGCCTGATGTGCCAGTGCTGCCGGGCTTCAAACGCATCCAGCCGCAGGTTTACGCCGGTCTGTTCCCGGTCAGCTCCGACGACTTCGAGGATTTCCGCGAAGCACTGCAGAAGCTGACCCTGAACGACTCGTCGCTGCAGTACACCCCGGAAAGCTCCGACGCCCTGGGCTTCGGCTTCCGTTGCGGCTTCCTCGGCATGCTGCACATGGAAATCATCCAGGAGCGCCTCGAGCGCGAGTACGACCTGGACCTGATCACCACCGCGCCGACGGTAATTTTCGAGCTGGTGCTGAAAACCGGTGAAACGATTTACGTCGACAACCCGTCGAAGCTTCCGGACGTGTCGGCGATTGAGGACATGCGCGAGCCAATCGTGCGCGCCAATATCCTCGTACCGCAGGAGCACCTGGGCAACGTCATCACCCTGTGCATCGAGAAACGCGGCGTTCAGGTCGACATGCTGTTCCTCGGCAATCAGGTGCAAGTCACCTACGACCTGCCGATGAACGAAGTGGTCCTGGACTTCTTCGACCGTCTCAAATCCACCAGCCGCGGCTATGCTTCGCTGGACTACCATTTCGATCGTTACCAATCGGCTAATCTGGTGAAACTGGACGTGCTGATCAACGGCGACAAGGTCGATGCCCTGGCATTGATCGTGCACCGTGACAATTCGCACTTCAAAGGTCGCCAGTTGACCGAGAAGATGAAAGAACTGATTCCTCGTCAGATGTTCGACGTGGCGATCCAGGCCGCCATCGGTGGTCAGATCGTAGCCCGGACAACCGTCAAGGCGCTCAGAAAGAACGTATTGGCCAAATGCTACGGCGGTGACGTCAGTCGTAAGAAGAAACTGCTCGAGAAGCAGAAGGCCGGTAAGAAACGCATGAAACAGGTCGGCAACGTGGAAATTCCACAGGAAGCCTTCCTCGCCGTGCTCAGGTTGGAATAA
- the recO gene encoding DNA repair protein RecO: protein MSQTPPPAQPAYVLHSRAYRETSALVDFLTPQGRLRAVLRSARGKAGTLARPFVALEVEFRGKGELKNVGRMESSGTSAWLNGEALFSGLYLNELLIRLLPAEDPHPGVFDHYAATLLALAEGRPLEPLLRSFEWRLLDDLGYGFSMNTDIHGEPVAADGLYRLQVDAGLERVYLLQPGLFNGTELLAMAEADWSAPGALSAAKRLMRQALAVHLGGRPLVSRELFRKP from the coding sequence ATGTCGCAAACCCCGCCTCCCGCCCAACCCGCTTACGTCCTGCACTCGCGCGCCTACCGCGAAACCAGTGCACTGGTGGATTTCCTCACGCCGCAAGGGCGGCTGCGGGCGGTGTTGCGCAGTGCGCGGGGCAAGGCCGGCACACTGGCGCGGCCGTTCGTGGCGCTGGAGGTTGAATTCCGTGGCAAGGGTGAGCTGAAGAATGTCGGGCGTATGGAGAGCTCCGGCACCTCCGCATGGCTCAACGGCGAGGCGCTGTTCAGCGGTCTCTACCTCAATGAATTGCTGATTCGCCTGTTGCCCGCGGAAGATCCGCACCCAGGAGTGTTCGACCACTATGCCGCGACCCTGCTGGCCTTGGCCGAAGGTCGACCACTGGAACCGTTGCTGCGCTCCTTCGAATGGCGATTGCTTGATGATCTCGGCTACGGCTTCTCCATGAACACCGACATTCACGGTGAGCCTGTGGCCGCGGACGGTCTCTACCGGTTGCAAGTGGACGCCGGACTCGAGCGGGTTTATCTGCTGCAGCCGGGACTGTTCAACGGCACTGAACTGCTGGCCATGGCCGAAGCCGACTGGTCGGCGCCCGGTGCGCTGTCAGCGGCCAAGCGTCTGATGCGCCAGGCACTCGCAGTACATTTGGGCGGGCGTCCGCTTGTCAGTCGCGAGCTGTTTCGCAAGCCCTGA
- the lepB gene encoding signal peptidase I, translating to MSLNFPLLLVIAVFVCGLLALIDLLFLAPRRRAAIASYQGSVSQPEPVVVEKLNKEPLLVEYGKSFFPVLFIVLVLRSFLVEPFQIPSGSMKPTLDVGDFILVNKFSYGIRLPVIDKKIIEVGDPQRGDVMVFRYPSDPNVNYIKRVVGLPGDTVRYTADKRLFVNGESIAEKMVGAEAGSLGSAELYQEKLGAAEHLIRKEMSRYRATPDRSWTVPAGHYFMMGDNRDNSNDSRYWDDPNIPKDLLGMVPDRNIVGKAFAVWMSWPEPKLSHLPNFSRVGLIK from the coding sequence ATGTCGCTAAATTTCCCGCTGTTGCTGGTCATCGCCGTGTTCGTCTGCGGCCTGTTGGCGTTGATTGATCTGCTGTTCCTGGCACCGCGTCGGCGGGCTGCCATTGCCTCTTATCAAGGCAGTGTCAGCCAGCCCGAGCCTGTGGTGGTCGAGAAGCTGAACAAAGAGCCGCTGCTGGTCGAATACGGCAAGTCGTTCTTTCCGGTGCTGTTCATTGTGCTGGTGCTGCGTTCGTTCCTGGTGGAGCCGTTCCAGATTCCGTCCGGCTCGATGAAACCGACCCTGGACGTCGGCGACTTCATTCTGGTGAACAAGTTTTCCTACGGGATCCGTTTGCCGGTGATCGACAAGAAGATCATCGAAGTCGGTGATCCGCAGCGCGGCGATGTCATGGTGTTCCGCTACCCGAGCGACCCGAACGTCAACTACATCAAGCGTGTGGTCGGCCTTCCGGGTGACACGGTGCGTTACACCGCCGACAAGCGTCTGTTCGTCAACGGCGAATCGATTGCCGAGAAGATGGTCGGCGCCGAAGCGGGATCGCTGGGCAGCGCGGAGCTCTACCAGGAAAAACTCGGTGCAGCCGAGCACCTGATCCGCAAGGAAATGAGCCGCTACCGCGCCACTCCGGATCGGTCGTGGACGGTGCCTGCCGGGCACTACTTCATGATGGGTGACAACCGCGACAATTCGAACGACAGTCGCTATTGGGATGATCCGAACATTCCCAAGGATCTGCTGGGCATGGTCCCCGACCGCAATATCGTCGGCAAGGCCTTCGCGGTCTGGATGAGCTGGCCGGAGCCGAAACTCAGCCACCTGCCGAATTTCTCGCGGGTCGGTCTGATCAAGTAA
- the lptG gene encoding LPS export ABC transporter permease LptG: MVKLDRYIGSSVFMAIIAVLAIILGLATLFAFIDEMGDVSDTYTLVDVLGFVVLTAPRRLYEMLPMAALIGCLIGLGSLASSSELTVMRAAGVSIGRIVWAVMKPMLVLMLAGVLIGEYVAPATESMAQANRSLAQGSGDAQSAKHGMWHRQGEEFIHINAVQPNGLLYGVTRYHFDKERHLLSSSFAKKAEFDGNKWQLTDVATTLFHERSTEVVNTPSEQWDVALSPQLLSTVVMAPESLSISGLWGYIHYLAEQGLSNGRYWLAFWVKVLQPLVTAALVLMAISFIFGPLRSVTLGQRVFTGVLVGFTFRIVQDLLGPSSLVFGFSPLFAVLVPAGVCALAGVWLLRRAG, from the coding sequence GTGGTTAAACTCGACCGCTACATCGGCAGCAGCGTATTCATGGCGATCATCGCCGTGCTGGCGATCATCCTCGGCCTGGCGACGCTGTTTGCCTTCATCGATGAAATGGGCGACGTCAGCGACACCTACACCTTGGTCGATGTGCTCGGTTTCGTGGTGTTGACCGCGCCGCGCCGGCTCTACGAAATGCTGCCGATGGCTGCACTGATCGGCTGCCTGATCGGTCTCGGCAGTCTGGCCAGCAGCAGTGAGCTGACCGTCATGCGTGCCGCCGGCGTGTCGATCGGCCGTATCGTCTGGGCCGTCATGAAGCCGATGCTGGTGCTGATGCTCGCCGGCGTGCTGATCGGCGAATATGTCGCCCCGGCCACCGAGAGCATGGCCCAGGCCAATCGCTCGCTGGCCCAGGGCAGCGGCGATGCGCAAAGCGCCAAACACGGTATGTGGCACCGTCAGGGTGAAGAATTCATCCACATCAACGCGGTGCAACCGAACGGTCTGTTGTACGGCGTGACGCGCTATCACTTCGACAAGGAGCGCCATCTGCTCAGCTCCAGCTTCGCCAAAAAGGCCGAGTTCGACGGCAACAAGTGGCAGCTCACCGACGTTGCCACCACGCTGTTCCATGAGCGCAGTACTGAAGTCGTCAATACCCCGAGCGAGCAATGGGACGTCGCGTTGAGCCCGCAACTGCTCAGTACCGTGGTCATGGCCCCTGAATCGCTGTCGATCAGCGGTCTGTGGGGCTACATCCACTATCTGGCCGAGCAGGGCCTGAGCAATGGCCGTTACTGGCTGGCATTTTGGGTCAAGGTGTTGCAGCCGCTGGTGACTGCGGCACTGGTGCTGATGGCGATCTCGTTCATCTTCGGCCCGCTGCGTTCGGTGACCCTCGGTCAGCGGGTCTTCACCGGCGTGCTGGTGGGATTCACCTTCCGTATCGTCCAGGATCTGCTGGGCCCATCCAGTCTGGTATTCGGTTTCTCGCCGCTGTTTGCGGTGCTGGTGCCGGCCGGCGTGTGTGCGCTGGCGGGTGTCTGGCTGCTCAGGCGAGCGGGCTGA
- a CDS encoding DNA polymerase III subunit chi produces the protein MDTPKPQQKSAHLLDDLESIRQLLGDDNLQPPLLTDTVDDSEQEQIPMLFDSVGNEPAAVAPPPAPAPAAQAAAPVDKGPDALLHLDSELRAAAQLIMQDVIDDFAPHIETEIKRRLEARMERLLSQYE, from the coding sequence ATGGACACTCCGAAACCGCAACAGAAATCCGCACACCTGCTGGACGATCTTGAATCGATCCGCCAGTTGCTCGGCGATGACAACCTGCAACCGCCGCTCTTGACCGATACGGTCGATGACAGCGAACAGGAACAGATTCCAATGCTGTTCGATTCCGTCGGCAACGAGCCGGCGGCCGTCGCGCCACCCCCGGCACCAGCCCCGGCTGCCCAGGCTGCGGCACCGGTCGATAAAGGCCCGGACGCCCTTCTCCATCTGGACAGCGAACTGCGCGCGGCCGCGCAACTGATCATGCAAGACGTGATCGACGACTTCGCTCCGCACATCGAGACCGAAATCAAACGCCGCCTCGAGGCGCGGATGGAGCGGCTGCTCAGCCAGTACGAATAA
- the era gene encoding GTPase Era has translation MTDTNATRCGYVAIVGRPNVGKSTLLNHILGQKLAITSRKPQTTRHNMLGIKTEGDVQAIYVDTPGMHKGGEKALNRYMNKTASAALKDVDVVIFVVDRTKWTDEDQMVLERVQYVTGPLIVALNKTDRIEDKAELMPHLSWLQEQLPNAQIIPISAQHGHNLDALEKVIADHLPENDHFFPEDQITDRSSRFLAAELVREKIMRQMGAELPYQITVEIEEFKQQGKTLHIHALILVERDGQKKIIIGDKGERIKRIGTEARKDMELLFDSKIMLNLWVKVKGGWSDDERALRSLGYGDL, from the coding sequence ATGACTGATACAAACGCAACTCGCTGTGGCTATGTTGCCATCGTCGGCCGTCCCAACGTCGGCAAGTCGACGCTGCTCAACCACATCCTCGGGCAGAAGCTCGCGATCACCTCGCGCAAGCCGCAGACCACGCGGCACAACATGCTCGGCATCAAGACCGAGGGCGATGTGCAAGCGATCTACGTCGACACCCCGGGCATGCACAAGGGCGGCGAAAAGGCCCTGAACCGCTACATGAACAAAACCGCTTCGGCGGCGTTGAAAGACGTCGACGTGGTGATCTTCGTCGTTGACCGCACCAAGTGGACCGACGAAGACCAGATGGTGCTCGAACGTGTGCAGTATGTGACCGGCCCGCTGATCGTCGCGCTGAACAAGACCGATCGGATCGAAGACAAAGCCGAGCTGATGCCGCACCTGAGCTGGTTGCAGGAACAATTGCCTAACGCCCAGATCATCCCGATTTCCGCGCAGCACGGGCACAATCTCGATGCGCTGGAAAAGGTCATCGCCGATCACCTGCCGGAGAACGATCACTTCTTCCCGGAAGACCAGATCACCGACCGTAGCAGCCGTTTCCTCGCTGCCGAACTGGTGCGCGAGAAAATCATGCGCCAGATGGGCGCCGAGCTGCCGTACCAGATCACCGTCGAAATCGAAGAGTTCAAGCAGCAGGGCAAGACCCTGCACATCCACGCGCTGATTCTCGTCGAGCGTGACGGCCAGAAGAAAATCATCATTGGCGACAAGGGCGAGCGCATCAAGCGCATCGGCACCGAAGCGCGCAAGGACATGGAGCTGCTGTTCGACTCCAAGATCATGCTCAACCTGTGGGTCAAGGTGAAGGGCGGCTGGTCCGATGACGAGCGCGCGCTGCGTTCGCTGGGTTACGGCGACCTGTAA
- the rnc gene encoding ribonuclease III encodes MSVSLSRLERQLGYTFKDQELMLLALTHRSFAGRNNERLEFLGDAILNFVAGEALFDRFPLAREGQLSRLRARLVKGETLAVLARGFDLGDYLRLGSGELKSGGFRRESILADALEALIGAIYLDAGMDVARERVLAWLAGEFEGLTLVDTNKDPKTRLQEHLQSRSCELPRYEVVDIQGEPHCRTFFVECEVVLLNEKSRGQGVSRRIAEQVAAAAALIALGVENGND; translated from the coding sequence GTGAGCGTTTCTCTAAGCCGTCTCGAGCGCCAGCTCGGTTACACCTTCAAGGACCAGGAGCTGATGCTTCTGGCCCTCACGCACCGCAGTTTTGCCGGGCGCAACAACGAGCGTCTGGAATTCCTCGGCGATGCCATCCTCAACTTCGTCGCTGGCGAGGCGCTTTTCGATCGCTTTCCGCTGGCCCGCGAAGGCCAGTTGTCGCGTTTGCGCGCACGCCTGGTGAAAGGTGAGACGCTGGCCGTACTGGCTCGCGGTTTCGACCTCGGTGATTATCTGCGCCTGGGTTCGGGTGAACTGAAGAGCGGTGGGTTCCGTCGTGAATCGATTCTCGCCGATGCCCTCGAAGCCCTGATCGGTGCGATCTACCTCGACGCCGGCATGGACGTCGCCCGTGAGCGCGTACTGGCCTGGCTGGCCGGTGAGTTCGAAGGCTTGACGCTGGTCGACACCAACAAGGATCCGAAAACCCGCTTGCAGGAACACCTGCAATCGCGCAGTTGCGAACTGCCCCGCTACGAAGTGGTGGATATCCAGGGCGAACCGCACTGCCGAACCTTCTTCGTCGAGTGCGAAGTGGTCTTACTGAATGAGAAAAGCCGAGGTCAGGGTGTCAGCCGTCGCATTGCCGAACAGGTAGCGGCCGCTGCAGCACTGATTGCCCTGGGCGTGGAGAATGGCAATGACTGA